CCTGCAGCCAGACGCGGCTGCCGGTTTCGCCGCCGTTGGCCAGGTGCGGCGGGTTGCGCTCCACCGAGGGGCCATCGCCCGTCTGACGCATGGCGGACAGCAGACTGGCGCCGACCGGAGCGACACTGCCCAGCGTCGCTCCCGCCAGGTTGGCGTTGCCGCCGGCGGACAGTTGGTCGAGGGCACGGGATGCGGTGATCCGGTTCGTGGTCAGCAAGGCGTTGACGGCGGCGTTGCCTGGGGCCGCCGCTTTTGCGGTGACAGCGGTCGGGCCGGATGGCGCCGTTGGGATCCGGCCGGGTGTCTCGGGGGCCGTCGGCGGCCTGTCTGTCCCGGCAGGTTGTCCGGCGACGGGCTCCTCGAGACTCTCGGCGAGTTCGCGCCCGTTTTCATTCTCGGCCACGCTTTCGAGCGGCACATTGTTGCGGGCATAGGTCAGGCCGACGGTCTGTTCGGCGTAGTTCACGGTCGGGCTCAGGAAGGCCAGATCACTGGTGACCTGACCGAACCGGCCCTCGACCTTTCCCGCTTCGATGATCGTGTGTTGACCGGTTTCCGGATAGTCGCCCGGCGCCGCGATGATGTTCAGGGTGGCGTCGCCGAGGCGGGCGGTGCCGCCGACACTGATCGTTTCGCCGCTGCCGGCGGCGTTGATCCCATAGGCCAGTTCGGCGGTCTTTTGCAGCTCAAGGTCTCCCCGCACCCGAGGCGCCCCGTGAAGCGTGTTGACCTCCAGCTTGCCGGCCACCAGCAGATGGCCGGCTTCGCCGTTGCCGCGCAAGGTCGCCCGCCGATCCACCGAGACCTGCCCGAGCACATGGCCTCGGTTGTTCAGCGTGGCGTTGTCCGCCACGAAGGCTCCGCCGGGGAAGTCCCCCGTTCCGCTCAATGTCCATTCGCCGCGCTTGATGCGCACATGATCGAAGTTGCGGCTTTCTCCCAGCTCGCTGGCGTTGGCCGTTTCAAGCTGAAGGGCATTGATCCCTTCACCGCCGTCGACGATGCCGTCGAACCGGCCTTTGCGGCTGACGCTGACCAGGTCGTGGGTGGCGTCCAGTTTCAGCGCGATGCCGTCGGCGCCGGATTCCGGCCGGGTGACCGGGATCACCTTCGTATCCGGATCCTTGAGAAAACTGTCGATGCGGGCCTTGTGCCCGTCGAGCGTCACGAGGGCGGCGGGGGGCTCCTGAGCCGTCGCGTAAGCGGCATGGCCGAGGGCGACGGCGACAGCCAGGGCCACGCAGTGTGGGCGAAACGTAGGTCGGTTGAGCATCGGGTTCTGCCTCGCTGGAAAGGAGGCCAAACTCTAAAAGTCGATGCCGGTGCGCCGATGCCGGGCGATTCTGCGTGTCGTGCAGGGGATGGAGCCCGGTTTCGTAGCCGGGAGGAGGAGGGTCGGCCGACGTTCGCCGTTTCGCCCGGCGACATGATGCCTTTGCCTACGGTCGGTGCTGAAACTTCGATTGGCGAAATGTCAGAGGCCCATCTACCGGGCACGGGGAAGGCAATCGGACGCTCAAGTCGCTGAATGCCGTGTTCCGCCCGTTCGGGCTGAAGATGGGGGGGCTGCGGGTGCGGAACGAAGACCGCTGGCCCCACAGCACCCCCGATGCAGGACGAGCCTTACGCGCGGCACTCGGCCAGGCCCTTGAGCTGCCCCGACGCCGTCTGGTTCCCGTCGCTCAGCCACCGCTCGAACCCCGCCGCCACCGCCGGCCATTCCGAATCCAGGATCGAGTACCACGCCGTGTCGCGGTTCTGGCCCTTGACCACCATGTGCTGGCGGAACACGCCTTCGAAGCTGAAGCCCAGGCGTTCGGCGGCGTATTTGGAGCGGGCGTTGGCGTTGTTGCACTTCCACTCCAGGCGGCGGTAGCCCAGGGCGAAGGATTCCTTGGCCAGCAGGTACACCGCCTCGGTGCTTTTCGGCGAGCGCTGCATCGGCGCGCCGAAGGTGACGTGGCCGATTTCGATGCGGCCCTGGGCCGGCACGATGGACATCAGGCTGAGGATGCCCTGGACCTGGCCGCTGGCGCGGTCGATCACGCTGAAGAAGTACGGGTCGCTGGCGGCGGCGTGGTTGTTCAGCCAATCGTTGAACGCGCTGCGTTCCGGGAACGGGCCGTAAGGCAGGTAATCCCACAGTTTCGGATCGGCGCCGGGGCCTTGCAGGGCCTTGAACAGGTCGTCGCCATGGCGGGCCGGGTCGAGTTTTTCCAGACGGATGAAGCGCCCTTCGATCAGGGTGGTCGAGGGGGGCGGAACGCCTTTCCAGTCAGCGAGCGGGGTGGTCATGAACGTTGATCCTCAAATGGCTTTGCGAAACTGGATGAAGCCCGGACGTTCGGCGATGCGCTCGTAGAGGCGGATCGCCGTGGCGTTGGTTTCGTGGGTCAGCCAGTGCACCTTGCAGCAGCCGTCGGCCTTGGCCGTGGCGTAGACGTGTTCGATCAGCAGGCGCCCGACGCCGGTGCCGCGGGTTTCGGGCGCCACCAGCAGGTCCTGCAGGTAGCAGGAGTTCTCGATGCTCCAGTTCGAACGGTGATAGATGAAGTGCACCATGCCGACGGCCTTGCCGTTGGCCCAGGCGAGGGCGGCATGGGTCGGTTCGTTCGGGTCGAGGAAACGCTGCCAGGTGTTCTGCGTCACGGCGTCCGGCAACTCGGTCTGGTAAAAGCGCAGGTAGGCCTGCCACAGCGGCAGCCAGGCCGCGTGGTCGTCGGCGCTGACCGGGCGGATGTCGATCTGACTCATGGTGATGGTCCTTAACGCATCAGGTGGGCGAGGGTTCGGTCGGTGAAGTCGGGGCTGGCGGCCAGCCCTTCGCGCACGCCGGCGATGTCTTCGGCGCTGCGGTTCTGGCTGAGCTTGCGTTTGCCTTCGAGGCGGTCGATGGGGATCGCGAAGCCGACGATGGCCTTGAGCATGCCGTCGATGTAGTCGGCGGGGGCGTCGTCGACTTTCCAGGGTGTGGCGCGGTTCGACTCATGGCGGTCGGTGAGGGTGCTGACGATGTCGAGCAGGCGCCCGCCGTCGCTGAAGGTCTCGGCGTGGCCGTAGGCGTGCACGGCGACGTAGTTCCAGGTCGGCACGACTTTGCCGTGCTCGGCCTTGCCCGGGTAGAACCCGGGGCTGACGTAGGCGTCGGGGCCGGCGAAGATCACCATCGCTTCGGCGCCGTCGCGCAGGTCTTTCCATTGGGGATTGGCCTTGGCCAGGTGTCCGTACAGCGTGCCGTGTTCGCCTTGCTCGCGATGCAGCAGCACGGGCACGTGGCTGGCCTGCAGCCCCTGCGCCCCGTGGCTCACCAGGATGGCGAGGCGGGTGGCGAGGATCAGTTCGTGCAGTTGGGACAGGTCGTCGACGGCAAAGGCGCGTGGGGTGTACATGAAGAAAAATTCCTTGGCGGTTGCCTGCATCCTAGGCAGGCTATTGGTCTGTTGTAAGAGCCACTCATGACCAATTTCATGGAGCCATTGCCATGGCCAGCGAGCCGTTGTCCTTGTCCTTCAACCCGGCGGGCATTGAACTGGACCGGCGCCAGGGCCTGAGCCGTCAGCTGTACCAGGCGCTGCGCCTGCGGGTGCTGGACGGGCGCCTGGCCAGCGGCATGCGCCTGCCGGCGAGCCGGGACCTGGCCGCCGCGCTGGGGATCTCCCGCAACAGCGTGGTGCGGGCCTACGATCAGCTGTATGCCGAAGGATTCATCGAAGGGCGGGTCGGCGACGGAACGTACGTGGCGCAGTTGCCGCAGGCGTCACTGTCGGCGGAAAAGTTTTCCACAAAAATATCCACAGGGTTTTCAACAGGCTTACCCACAGCCTTATCCACAAAATGCGAGGATTTGCCTGGGTATTTATCCAGCAAAGTTATCCACAGCGCGGCCTTGGAACGGGTCACGAAGAACCATTTGCCGATGCCGCCCAGCGGGCCGCCCAAGGCGTTCCGGGTCGGCGTTCCGGCGTTCGACCTGTTCCCGTTCGAGGTCTGGGCCAAGCTGAACGCGGGGTTCTGGCGCAAGCCCGACCTGGATCAGCTGTGCTACGGCGACCCGGCCGGCGATGCGCGGCTGCGCGGGATGATCGCGGCATACCTGCGCAGCTCGCGGGGCATGCAGTGCACCGCTGAACAAATTGTGATCACCAGCGGCGCGCAGCAGGGGATCAGCCTTTGTGCACAGTTGCTGGTGGAGCCGGGCGACGGTGTGGCCATCGAGAATCCGGGCTACCGGGCGGCGGGCCATGCCTTTGCGCTGGCCGGCGCGAACCTGCACGGGGTGGCGGTGGACAGCGAAGGCATCGACTGCGGCGAGCTGGAGCGGCTCGGCGATTGCCGGCTGGCCTACGTCACGCCTTCGCACCAGTACCCCAGCGGCGTGGTCATGAGCCTGGCCCGGCGCCTGGAGCTGCTGGCCTGGGCCGAGCGCACCCGGGGCTGGATCGTCGAAGACGACTACGACGGCGAATACCGCTACAGCGGCGCGCCATTGGCACCGTTGGCGGCGCTCGACCGTCAGGGCCGCGTGCTGTACGTCGGCACCTTCGGCAAGGTCGCGTTCCCGGCGCTGCGCCTGGGCTATCTGGTGCTGCCTGCGGGGCTGGTGCAGGCCTTCGCGCAGCGGCGCGCCGTGGACGTGCGCCATTCCGAGGTGAGCACCCAGGCGGTCATGGCCGAGTTCATGGCTGCGGGCCACTTTCAGCGGCATATCCGGCGCATGCGCCGCGCCGCCCTGAACCGGCTCAACTGTTTGCTGGCCCATTGGCCCGCCGGCATCCGTGGCGTCGGTCCGTTGCCCGACGTGATGGCCGGCCTGCACCTGACGGTGCCGGTCGACAGCGTGGCGCGCGAACGTGAACTGGTGGAAAAGGCCCGGAGCGCCGGCGTCGAGGTCAACGGGCTGAGCGGTTACTGGCTGCCCGACCCGTCACCGCCGGCGGACCGGCGCGCCGGCCTGGTGCTGGGGTTTGCGGCGGTGCCCGAGCCTGCGATAGCGGCTGCGCTGGCGCGCCTGGGCACCGTGTGGCGTGATTGACCGCACGGTGCCCGCCGGCTCAGGGGCTGGAGGGACCGGCTGAACGGCCCTTGAGAAACAGGTCAAGCACTTGCGGCGTGGTCAACCGGCGCAGGGCGTTGTCCACGTCGTCAAACGTGCTCAGTTCCTGGCGGGCCGTATCCGGCAGCGACTTGAGGTACTCATCGGCGAGCTTGAGGTGGGCGACGGTGAAGCCGCCGTCGGCGTCGGTCACGTTGCCGTAGTGAAAGTGGGCGACCCACAGCGGCTTGTTCTGCCGTGTCTTGTCGAGCACGCGGTATTCCTGGAACCAGTCCTTGCGTTGCCGGGTCTTGATGCGGCCGCGCGGGTCTTTGACGATGTCGATCCGGTCGTGTTCATGCAGCCACTGAAGGTAGGTTTCCCGGGGTTTGCGGCTCATGATCATGTCGCTGTAGACCCTCACGCCTTCCCGCCGGCACTTTTGCGCGGCCGACTTCAGGTCGCTGCTCAGCCTGCTGTCGATCCATTGCGTGTTTCCTGAGGCTTTCTTGCGTCCGTAGGCTGCATGGACATCCTTGGCCGCTTGCTCAAGGCGTGCTGCCTGTTGCTCGAACAGATCCTTCATGTCCGCAGGAATGCGCCGGGGGCGCCGGGAATCTGCGGTTGTGTGTTTGATGAAGAGATCGTTGTCGTTGTACAGCGCAAGGCCTTTGCCGAGGATCTGATCGTCATCCGCTGAAGGGGGCTGCACGGTGCGGCGGGGCGGCACCTTGACGATGGGCACGTTTTCCAGCGGTTCCGGTTTTGCCGCAGGGCCCGGCCGTTCCGTCTCAAGCACCCGTGGCCGCAGCTTGTTGACCTTGCCGACGGGGCGTGACGTGGACGGCCCTGTTTCCAGCCTGACCATGGCGGCGATCGGAATCTCTTCGGGGGCGGGCAGCAATTCGAGCAGGCGGCTGCGGGCCAGTTGGCGAAACTCGGCGATGAGCTGGGCGATCCGTCGGTAGCGTGTCGGCTCCAGTTGCTCGGGTGAGCTGGCCAGCAAGTCTTC
This Pseudomonas ekonensis DNA region includes the following protein-coding sequences:
- a CDS encoding GNAT family N-acetyltransferase, with amino-acid sequence MTTPLADWKGVPPPSTTLIEGRFIRLEKLDPARHGDDLFKALQGPGADPKLWDYLPYGPFPERSAFNDWLNNHAAASDPYFFSVIDRASGQVQGILSLMSIVPAQGRIEIGHVTFGAPMQRSPKSTEAVYLLAKESFALGYRRLEWKCNNANARSKYAAERLGFSFEGVFRQHMVVKGQNRDTAWYSILDSEWPAVAAGFERWLSDGNQTASGQLKGLAECRA
- a CDS encoding PLP-dependent aminotransferase family protein: MASEPLSLSFNPAGIELDRRQGLSRQLYQALRLRVLDGRLASGMRLPASRDLAAALGISRNSVVRAYDQLYAEGFIEGRVGDGTYVAQLPQASLSAEKFSTKISTGFSTGLPTALSTKCEDLPGYLSSKVIHSAALERVTKNHLPMPPSGPPKAFRVGVPAFDLFPFEVWAKLNAGFWRKPDLDQLCYGDPAGDARLRGMIAAYLRSSRGMQCTAEQIVITSGAQQGISLCAQLLVEPGDGVAIENPGYRAAGHAFALAGANLHGVAVDSEGIDCGELERLGDCRLAYVTPSHQYPSGVVMSLARRLELLAWAERTRGWIVEDDYDGEYRYSGAPLAPLAALDRQGRVLYVGTFGKVAFPALRLGYLVLPAGLVQAFAQRRAVDVRHSEVSTQAVMAEFMAAGHFQRHIRRMRRAALNRLNCLLAHWPAGIRGVGPLPDVMAGLHLTVPVDSVARERELVEKARSAGVEVNGLSGYWLPDPSPPADRRAGLVLGFAAVPEPAIAAALARLGTVWRD
- a CDS encoding GNAT family N-acetyltransferase, with product MSQIDIRPVSADDHAAWLPLWQAYLRFYQTELPDAVTQNTWQRFLDPNEPTHAALAWANGKAVGMVHFIYHRSNWSIENSCYLQDLLVAPETRGTGVGRLLIEHVYATAKADGCCKVHWLTHETNATAIRLYERIAERPGFIQFRKAI
- a CDS encoding FMN-binding negative transcriptional regulator, translating into MYTPRAFAVDDLSQLHELILATRLAILVSHGAQGLQASHVPVLLHREQGEHGTLYGHLAKANPQWKDLRDGAEAMVIFAGPDAYVSPGFYPGKAEHGKVVPTWNYVAVHAYGHAETFSDGGRLLDIVSTLTDRHESNRATPWKVDDAPADYIDGMLKAIVGFAIPIDRLEGKRKLSQNRSAEDIAGVREGLAASPDFTDRTLAHLMR
- a CDS encoding autotransporter outer membrane beta-barrel domain-containing protein — protein: MLNRPTFRPHCVALAVAVALGHAAYATAQEPPAALVTLDGHKARIDSFLKDPDTKVIPVTRPESGADGIALKLDATHDLVSVSRKGRFDGIVDGGEGINALQLETANASELGESRNFDHVRIKRGEWTLSGTGDFPGGAFVADNATLNNRGHVLGQVSVDRRATLRGNGEAGHLLVAGKLEVNTLHGAPRVRGDLELQKTAELAYGINAAGSGETISVGGTARLGDATLNIIAAPGDYPETGQHTIIEAGKVEGRFGQVTSDLAFLSPTVNYAEQTVGLTYARNNVPLESVAENENGRELAESLEEPVAGQPAGTDRPPTAPETPGRIPTAPSGPTAVTAKAAAPGNAAVNALLTTNRITASRALDQLSAGGNANLAGATLGSVAPVGASLLSAMRQTGDGPSVERNPPHLANGGETGSRVWLQALGDGGTLDRGESASTLRHATQGLLLGADWAADEHWRLGMLAGQSRTRLDGQQYEGRLDSWHLGAYALRQSGPMAIRLGAAYGNHAGVSKRSVAYNGFSDRPKGKYEAHTGQAFAELGYNLGHGRFSAEPFAGLGIQRYRRDSHTEKGGDASLQVHGQTQQNVSSTLGLRLAYVKALDDGLQLTPRFSAGWKHTYGDVQSHTRQKLAAGGRDFTVEGAALDRNNLTLDAGLELAVSPRHSLGLGYNGDIGHRSRRHGVSGQWRMAF